The Actinobacillus equuli genome includes a window with the following:
- a CDS encoding 7-carboxy-7-deazaguanine synthase QueE — MTAIIYPNIEFPIVEIFESLQGEGFNTGLPCIFVRLGKCNLACPWCDTNYNEYEKWSVAKILERVKSYSAKNIIITGGEPTMYANLSVLLDVFKAEGYWLAIETNGLKAVPKQIDYIATSPKLMYQEKYLKECIPFANEVRIVMDKGDVQGFCEQIETQITAEHYYLSPCEVDGKMNLLETITQLGILNQRANKPKWQLSLQTHKLVGIE; from the coding sequence ATGACTGCGATTATTTATCCCAATATTGAATTTCCGATTGTCGAAATCTTTGAAAGCCTGCAAGGTGAAGGCTTTAACACCGGATTACCTTGCATTTTCGTGCGTTTAGGCAAATGTAATCTTGCTTGCCCGTGGTGCGATACTAACTATAACGAATACGAAAAATGGAGCGTGGCGAAAATTCTTGAACGAGTAAAATCCTATTCCGCCAAGAATATTATCATTACCGGCGGCGAACCAACGATGTATGCCAATTTAAGCGTATTACTCGATGTGTTTAAAGCGGAAGGTTATTGGTTGGCGATTGAAACGAATGGATTAAAAGCCGTCCCAAAACAAATTGATTATATCGCTACCAGTCCGAAACTGATGTATCAAGAGAAATATTTGAAAGAGTGTATTCCATTTGCTAACGAAGTCCGTATCGTGATGGACAAAGGCGATGTACAAGGTTTTTGTGAACAAATCGAAACACAAATTACCGCTGAACATTACTACCTTTCTCCTTGCGAAGTGGATGGCAAAATGAATTTATTGGAAACCATTACCCAACTCGGTATTTTGAATCAACGAGCGAATAAACCCAAATGGCAATTGAGTTTACAAACACATAAATTGGTTGGTATTGAATAA
- the pepA gene encoding leucyl aminopeptidase, with protein MEFSVKNGSVEKQRTACLVVGVYEPRRLSAAADQLDKLSEGYISTLLRRGDLEGKAGQTLLLHNVPNVPADRVLLVGCGKERELNERQYKQIIQKMVQTINETGSMEAVCFLTELHVKGRSTYWNVRFAVEAIQESLYAYNDFKSIKPEVRRELRRVIFNVANRKDLSDAERALDHGKAVSTGVACAKNVANCPPNVCNPAYLTELAKGLANEYENIQTRILDEAEMGSLSMNAYLAVSRGSQNPAYLSVIEYRNHPNPDAKPIVLVGKGLTFDSGGISIKPSDSMDEMKYDMGGAASVYGTMKALAEMKLPLNVIGVLAGCENMPDGNAYRPGDILTTMNGLTVEVLNTDAEGRLVLCDTLTYVERFEPELVIDVATLTGACMIALGAHNSGLMSTSNVLANDLLNAAEQADDKAWRLPLGEEYQEQLKSNFADLANIGGRLGGAITAGQFLSNFTKKYTWAHLDIAGTAWKSGAAKGATGRPVSLLSQFLINKANSQ; from the coding sequence ATGGAATTTAGCGTAAAAAACGGTAGCGTAGAAAAACAACGTACTGCGTGTTTGGTTGTAGGCGTATATGAGCCTCGTCGCCTTTCTGCGGCGGCAGACCAATTAGATAAATTAAGTGAAGGCTATATTAGTACTTTACTAAGACGCGGCGATTTAGAGGGTAAAGCAGGCCAAACGCTTTTGTTACATAACGTACCAAATGTACCTGCAGATCGCGTATTGCTTGTTGGTTGCGGAAAAGAACGAGAGTTAAATGAACGTCAATATAAGCAAATTATCCAAAAAATGGTGCAAACCATTAATGAAACAGGGTCTATGGAAGCGGTTTGTTTCTTAACCGAGCTGCATGTGAAAGGTCGTTCAACCTATTGGAATGTACGTTTTGCTGTAGAAGCGATTCAGGAAAGCCTATATGCCTACAATGATTTCAAAAGCATTAAGCCTGAGGTACGTCGAGAATTACGCCGTGTGATTTTTAACGTTGCTAACCGTAAAGATTTATCTGATGCGGAAAGAGCGTTGGATCATGGTAAAGCGGTTTCAACCGGTGTAGCTTGTGCTAAAAATGTGGCAAATTGTCCACCAAATGTATGTAATCCGGCTTATCTTACCGAATTAGCGAAAGGTTTAGCAAACGAATATGAAAATATTCAAACCCGCATCCTTGATGAAGCTGAAATGGGCTCATTATCAATGAATGCTTATTTAGCGGTTTCTCGCGGTTCGCAAAATCCAGCTTATTTATCCGTAATTGAATATCGTAATCACCCGAATCCGGATGCTAAACCAATCGTTTTAGTAGGTAAGGGACTGACTTTTGACTCCGGCGGCATTTCAATTAAACCGTCCGATTCAATGGACGAGATGAAATATGACATGGGCGGCGCTGCTTCGGTTTACGGTACGATGAAAGCGTTAGCGGAAATGAAATTACCGCTGAATGTTATCGGTGTTTTAGCCGGTTGTGAAAATATGCCGGACGGCAATGCATATCGACCGGGTGATATTCTGACAACGATGAACGGTTTAACTGTTGAAGTATTGAATACCGATGCGGAAGGTCGCTTAGTTTTATGCGATACATTAACCTATGTAGAACGCTTTGAGCCAGAATTAGTGATTGATGTGGCGACTTTAACCGGCGCTTGTATGATTGCGCTTGGTGCACACAACAGCGGCTTAATGTCGACCAGTAATGTGCTGGCAAACGATTTATTAAATGCAGCGGAACAAGCGGACGATAAAGCGTGGCGTTTACCATTAGGTGAAGAATACCAAGAACAGCTTAAATCAAATTTTGCTGACTTAGCGAATATCGGTGGACGTTTAGGCGGTGCCATTACAGCTGGGCAGTTTTTATCAAACTTTACCAAAAAATATACTTGGGCGCATTTAGATATTGCCGGTACGGCTTGGAAGTCCGGTGCGGCGAAAGGTGCAACGGGTAGACCGGTTTCATTATTAAGTCAATTTTTGATTAATAAAGCTAATAGTCAATAA
- the lptF gene encoding LPS export ABC transporter permease LptF, translated as MILSRYLTKEIFKSQLAILFILLLMFFSQQLITVLNSAVSGKVPTDLVLSLLGLGMPALAQFMLPLSLFVALLLTLGRFYAESEITVMRACGIGQSLLTRVALFLSIFTTALAVYNVFWLTPWAINKQSEMLAEAKSNPRFSALSAGQFMTAGGYVLFIENINNEQNKLNDIYVFQPDQQKKNRPSVVVAESGQLQGLPNGDQILTLENSTRYEGTANTTDFRISHFDNYQAYLGYQDVDSNEKLVQRADFNKLMTDSSNEAKAELQWRFALIFAVPLMALLAVPMSSVNPRQGRFAKVIPAVLLYLIYFLLQSSLKSSGASGKLDATLLMPLVSISFLILAMVMNFWDTKWMSAIRYSFSRNKAVA; from the coding sequence GTGATTTTAAGTCGATATTTAACGAAAGAGATCTTCAAAAGCCAATTGGCGATCTTATTTATTTTGTTATTAATGTTTTTTAGTCAGCAGCTGATTACCGTGCTGAATTCTGCCGTCAGCGGAAAAGTACCGACCGACTTAGTACTGAGTTTATTAGGGTTAGGTATGCCTGCTTTAGCTCAATTTATGTTGCCACTTTCTCTGTTTGTCGCACTATTATTGACCCTTGGACGCTTTTATGCCGAAAGTGAAATTACCGTAATGCGAGCATGCGGTATCGGGCAAAGTTTATTAACCCGAGTAGCGCTTTTTCTGTCTATTTTTACTACGGCTCTTGCAGTATATAACGTGTTTTGGCTCACGCCTTGGGCAATTAATAAACAAAGTGAAATGTTAGCAGAGGCGAAGTCCAATCCACGCTTTTCAGCATTGTCAGCCGGTCAATTTATGACGGCTGGTGGTTACGTTTTATTTATTGAAAATATTAATAACGAACAAAATAAATTAAACGATATTTATGTGTTCCAACCGGATCAACAGAAGAAAAATCGCCCTTCCGTAGTGGTTGCGGAATCAGGTCAGTTACAAGGTTTACCAAATGGAGATCAAATTCTCACCCTTGAAAACAGTACCCGCTATGAAGGGACAGCAAATACCACAGATTTTAGAATTTCTCATTTTGACAATTACCAAGCTTATCTCGGCTACCAAGATGTGGATTCCAATGAAAAATTAGTACAACGAGCGGATTTCAACAAATTAATGACCGATTCGTCAAACGAAGCTAAAGCAGAATTGCAATGGCGCTTTGCGCTGATTTTTGCCGTACCTCTTATGGCATTATTAGCCGTACCAATGAGTAGCGTAAACCCTCGTCAAGGTCGTTTTGCGAAAGTCATTCCGGCAGTATTGCTGTATCTGATCTATTTCTTGCTACAAAGCTCGCTTAAATCTTCTGGTGCTTCAGGCAAATTAGATGCGACATTATTAATGCCGTTAGTATCGATTTCATTCCTTATACTGGCAATGGTGATGAACTTTTGGGATACAAAATGGATGTCGGCGATTCGTTATTCTTTCAGTCGTAATAAGGCGGTGGCGTAA
- the lptG gene encoding LPS export ABC transporter permease LptG, which translates to MNLFGMNILERYIGKTIITMIFAVLLMSSGLVFIIKLVEEFKDVGKGSYDALTATYYSLLMLPSDIKEFIPVVALIGGLLGLGNLASRSELVVMQSSGFSRFRIGLAVMKTAIPLIVFTMLVSEWGIPQTEQYARNMRSIAQSGGSMLSTKGGFWAKDGNDFIYIRHIENERKLNNLSIYHFEDKSLKSVTQAKNAVFNGKNWTLQNVQTSSIADNSIQQAKEVNKNWQTTITPSKLGIVSLKPESLSISGLSDYVGFLKETGQDSKRFQIAFWRKVYQPISMAVMMLLAISFVFGPLRSSAMGTKLFIGIIAGFVFYVSNIVFGNMTLVFSWIPVAIGALIPSLICLSIVWWLLTKKRD; encoded by the coding sequence ATGAATTTATTTGGTATGAATATTCTCGAACGCTATATCGGCAAAACCATTATTACGATGATTTTTGCCGTATTGTTAATGTCGAGCGGCTTGGTGTTTATCATCAAATTAGTTGAAGAATTTAAAGATGTCGGTAAAGGATCTTATGACGCTTTAACCGCCACTTATTATTCGCTTTTAATGCTACCAAGTGACATTAAAGAATTTATCCCTGTGGTTGCCTTAATCGGTGGCTTATTAGGCTTGGGAAACCTTGCCAGCCGCAGTGAATTGGTGGTGATGCAATCTTCCGGATTTTCTCGTTTTAGAATCGGCTTGGCGGTAATGAAAACGGCGATTCCACTCATTGTTTTTACGATGTTAGTGAGCGAATGGGGAATACCGCAAACCGAACAATATGCTCGAAATATGCGTTCTATCGCCCAAAGCGGAGGCTCTATGTTATCGACTAAAGGCGGTTTTTGGGCAAAAGACGGTAATGATTTTATTTATATTCGCCATATCGAAAACGAACGTAAATTAAATAATCTATCGATTTATCATTTTGAAGATAAGTCGTTAAAATCGGTCACCCAAGCGAAGAATGCGGTTTTTAACGGCAAAAATTGGACGCTTCAGAATGTACAAACGTCATCGATTGCCGATAACAGCATTCAACAAGCAAAAGAAGTCAATAAAAACTGGCAAACAACGATCACGCCAAGTAAATTAGGCATCGTATCGCTCAAACCGGAATCACTTTCTATTTCAGGTTTATCCGATTATGTCGGTTTCTTGAAAGAAACCGGGCAAGATTCCAAACGTTTCCAAATTGCGTTTTGGCGTAAAGTATATCAGCCGATTTCAATGGCAGTGATGATGTTGCTTGCGATCTCGTTTGTCTTTGGGCCGCTCCGTAGTAGCGCAATGGGAACCAAATTATTTATCGGTATCATTGCAGGCTTTGTGTTCTATGTATCCAACATCGTGTTTGGCAATATGACGCTCGTCTTCTCATGGATACCGGTTGCTATCGGTGCATTAATACCGAGTTTAATCTGTTTAAGCATCGTTTGGTGGTTACTGACTAAAAAACGTGATTAA
- the dnaE gene encoding DNA polymerase III subunit alpha, with amino-acid sequence MTQQRFVHLKVHSDFSMINGLAKVKPLVKTAVANNMVAMALTDFSNFCGLVKFYGEALGSGLKPIIGADIFVRPEPDSENFFELTLLAKNNTGYHNITLLLSKAYQQGYVEFPLVEKAWLAELNEGIIVLSGGRNGDVGKALLKENEAEADKLVGFYQQYFPNHYYLALCRTGRTDEERYIQQAVPFSQKHQLPLVAVNDVVFLKEDDFDAHEIRVAIHDSYTLDDPKRPKKYSPQQYFRSEQEMCTLFADLPQAIENTVQIAMRCNVTVRLGEYFLPNFPTGDLSTEDFLVKKSREGLEERLEFLFPDPEERKNKRSVYDERLQVELDVINQMGFPGYFLIVMEFIQWSKDNDIPVGPGRGSGAGSLVAYALKITDLDPLAFDLLFERFLNPERVSMPDFDVDFCMDGRDRVIEHVADTYGRQAVSQIITFGTMAAKAVIRDVGRVLGHPYNFVDRISKLIPPDPGMTLAKAFDAEPKLPELYEADEEVKDLIDMARKLEGVTRNAGKHAGGVVIAPTAITDFSPLYCDSEGLHPVTHFDKNDVEYAGLVKFDFLGLRTLTIIKWALEMINQRLAREGKEPVHIESIPLDDKKSFDLLLASKTTAVFQLESRGMKDLISRLKPDCFEDIIALVALFRPGPLESGMVQNFIDRKHGHEEVSYPDAQYQHESLKPILEPTYGVIVYQEQVMQIAQVLAGYTLGGADLLRRAMGKKKPEEMAAQREIFEKGAIKQGIDGNLAMKIFDLVEKFAGYGFNKSHSAAYALVSYQTLWLKAHYPAEFMAAVMTSEMDNTDKIVGFYDECINMGLTVVPPDVNSGKHRFSVNEKGEIVYGLGAIKGVGEGPVEAILEAREKDGIFKDLFDLTARVDLKKINRRTFEGLIMSGAFDKLGPHRAALMKNLEDALKASDQHSKMEALGQSDMFGVLTETPEEVQNAYANTPKWSEQTILEGERTTLGLYLSGHPIGRFLKELSHYAPVRLNELQPTRRGQVVTVAGIIMGSRIAVTKRGSRLGIATIEDRSGKLDMTLFSEALETYGHLLEKDRIVIATGSVQFDDFSGGLKMSVREIATLDEARSRYAKSLALAISQEQLTPQFVKELREIIEPNKEGTLPLHFYYQSPEGRALLRSGVEWRVTPKDEMLDQLKALLGENAVELEFE; translated from the coding sequence ATGACTCAACAACGTTTCGTTCATCTTAAAGTCCATAGTGATTTCTCTATGATTAACGGTTTGGCTAAAGTAAAACCGTTAGTCAAAACGGCAGTTGCCAACAATATGGTGGCAATGGCATTAACCGATTTCAGCAACTTTTGCGGATTGGTGAAATTTTATGGCGAAGCGTTAGGTTCCGGTTTAAAACCGATTATCGGTGCGGATATTTTCGTGCGTCCCGAACCGGACAGCGAAAATTTCTTTGAGCTGACTTTACTGGCAAAAAACAACACCGGTTATCACAATATTACTCTTTTACTTTCAAAAGCTTATCAACAAGGCTATGTTGAATTTCCGCTAGTCGAAAAAGCGTGGCTTGCCGAGTTAAATGAAGGCATCATCGTGCTTTCCGGCGGACGAAACGGCGATGTTGGGAAAGCTCTACTCAAAGAAAATGAAGCGGAAGCGGACAAATTAGTCGGCTTTTATCAGCAATATTTCCCGAATCATTACTATCTCGCGCTATGCCGCACCGGCCGTACGGATGAAGAACGCTATATTCAACAAGCCGTGCCTTTTTCACAAAAACACCAATTACCGTTAGTTGCAGTAAATGACGTGGTGTTCTTGAAAGAAGACGATTTTGATGCGCACGAAATTCGTGTGGCAATCCACGACAGCTACACCTTGGATGATCCAAAACGCCCGAAAAAATATTCACCACAGCAATATTTCCGTAGCGAACAAGAAATGTGTACCTTGTTTGCCGATTTACCGCAAGCGATTGAAAATACAGTACAAATTGCAATGCGATGCAATGTAACCGTACGTTTAGGCGAATATTTCTTACCGAATTTCCCAACCGGCGATCTTTCTACCGAAGATTTTTTAGTGAAAAAATCACGTGAAGGTTTGGAAGAGCGTTTGGAATTTCTGTTCCCGGATCCGGAAGAACGCAAAAACAAGCGGTCTGTTTATGATGAACGTTTGCAAGTCGAGCTGGATGTAATTAACCAAATGGGCTTCCCCGGCTACTTCCTAATCGTAATGGAATTTATTCAGTGGTCGAAAGATAACGATATTCCGGTTGGTCCGGGGCGTGGTTCCGGTGCGGGTTCTTTAGTAGCGTATGCGTTAAAAATTACCGATTTAGACCCGCTTGCCTTCGACTTGCTCTTTGAGCGTTTCCTAAATCCGGAACGTGTTTCAATGCCCGATTTCGATGTCGATTTCTGTATGGATGGGCGAGATCGTGTGATTGAACATGTTGCCGACACTTACGGTCGTCAAGCGGTTTCGCAGATCATTACCTTCGGTACGATGGCGGCAAAAGCGGTAATCCGAGACGTAGGCCGTGTACTAGGTCACCCGTATAATTTTGTCGATCGTATTTCTAAACTGATTCCACCCGATCCGGGTATGACCTTGGCTAAAGCCTTTGATGCCGAGCCGAAACTGCCGGAACTTTACGAAGCCGATGAAGAAGTGAAAGACTTGATTGATATGGCACGTAAATTGGAAGGCGTAACCCGAAATGCCGGTAAACACGCCGGTGGTGTGGTAATCGCCCCAACCGCTATTACCGATTTCTCACCGCTTTATTGCGATTCGGAAGGGCTACATCCGGTTACTCACTTCGATAAAAATGATGTGGAATATGCCGGTTTAGTAAAATTTGACTTCTTAGGCTTACGGACGCTCACCATTATTAAATGGGCGTTGGAGATGATCAATCAACGCTTAGCCCGAGAAGGCAAAGAACCGGTGCATATCGAAAGTATTCCATTGGATGATAAGAAATCGTTTGATCTGTTACTCGCTTCGAAAACAACAGCGGTATTCCAGCTAGAGTCACGAGGAATGAAAGATCTGATTTCACGTCTGAAGCCCGACTGTTTTGAAGATATTATCGCGTTAGTGGCATTATTCCGTCCCGGCCCGCTTGAATCCGGCATGGTACAAAACTTTATCGACCGTAAACATGGTCATGAAGAAGTTTCTTACCCTGATGCACAATATCAGCACGAATCGCTTAAACCGATTTTGGAACCGACCTATGGTGTTATTGTTTACCAAGAACAGGTAATGCAAATCGCACAGGTACTTGCCGGCTATACCCTAGGTGGTGCGGACTTATTACGCCGTGCAATGGGTAAGAAAAAACCGGAGGAAATGGCGGCACAGCGTGAAATCTTCGAAAAAGGGGCAATCAAACAAGGTATTGATGGTAATCTTGCGATGAAAATCTTTGACTTGGTGGAAAAATTCGCCGGTTATGGTTTTAACAAATCTCACTCTGCCGCTTATGCGTTGGTTTCTTACCAAACATTATGGCTGAAAGCACACTACCCTGCTGAATTTATGGCGGCGGTAATGACTTCGGAGATGGATAATACCGACAAAATCGTTGGCTTTTATGACGAATGTATCAATATGGGCTTAACCGTTGTTCCGCCTGATGTAAACAGTGGTAAACACCGTTTTTCAGTGAACGAAAAAGGCGAGATTGTTTATGGCTTAGGCGCAATTAAAGGCGTGGGTGAAGGACCGGTTGAAGCGATTTTAGAAGCGCGTGAAAAAGACGGTATCTTCAAAGATTTATTTGATTTGACCGCACGTGTCGATTTGAAAAAAATCAATCGCCGTACCTTTGAAGGCTTAATTATGTCGGGTGCTTTCGATAAATTAGGCCCGCACCGTGCCGCACTAATGAAAAATTTAGAAGACGCACTGAAAGCTTCTGATCAACATAGCAAAATGGAGGCATTGGGGCAAAGCGATATGTTCGGTGTGCTAACTGAAACGCCGGAAGAAGTGCAAAATGCCTATGCGAATACACCAAAATGGTCGGAACAAACCATTTTAGAAGGTGAACGTACCACACTCGGTTTATATTTAAGCGGTCATCCAATCGGGCGATTCTTAAAAGAATTATCGCACTATGCGCCAGTACGCTTAAATGAACTGCAACCGACACGCCGTGGGCAAGTGGTCACCGTTGCCGGTATTATTATGGGTTCACGTATTGCCGTAACCAAACGAGGCAGCCGTCTTGGCATTGCTACCATTGAAGATCGTTCCGGTAAATTAGATATGACACTATTCTCAGAAGCACTCGAAACTTACGGTCATCTTTTAGAGAAAGATCGTATTGTGATCGCTACCGGTTCGGTACAGTTCGATGATTTTAGCGGTGGGTTAAAAATGTCGGTGCGAGAAATAGCTACTTTAGACGAAGCTCGCAGCCGCTATGCGAAAAGCCTTGCTTTAGCGATTAGTCAAGAACAGCTCACACCGCAATTTGTAAAAGAATTACGAGAAATCATCGAACCGAATAAAGAAGGGACGTTACCGTTACATTTCTACTACCAAAGTCCTGAAGGCAGAGCCTTATTACGTAGCGGCGTAGAATGGCGAGTAACCCCGAAAGATGAAATGCTCGACCAACTTAAAGCTCTACTCGGTGAAAATGCCGTAGAACTGGAGTTCGAATAA
- a CDS encoding peptidase domain-containing ABC transporter, with translation MEQLNFNFFRKVPVTLQTETAECGLACLSMILGYYHHGKTNLFNLRSQYGVSSRGVNLQNLIDISRHLGFITRPLSLELEEVNQLRLPCILHWDFNHFVVLTKVTDKNFIIHDPAFGRKKLSKEQFSNHFTGIALEIWTEVKFDKQKNTDEINFCETLKHISGIKGALIKIFALSALVELIGLLIPVGTQLVMDHVIQAKDQSLLLVICVGLCLFTFFRSAISMFRAWISLKMSYLINFQWTSSFFSHLLKLPLEFFEKRQVGDIHSRFDSLSIIHKTLTSSIVATIIDSVMIICLIVMMILYGGWLFLIVLGFSVVYLILRIVTYWTYRQISEEKIIKAARSHSHFMETLYGITTLKSLNLLQKREEQWMSLNADSFNTGIRITKLDMLFGGIHTFISTLEQISILWIGANLVIDNIMTLGMFIAFNAYRGSFSARIANLINVFFNLKILSLHRERVADIALSDIEEESKQSFFEITNNNASLLIKDLCFQYDQFTQPILKDIQLDIQSGESIAISAPSGFGKTTLLKLMAGLLKPSSGKIYFNNVDIHQLGLSNYRGQIACVLQDDKFFSGSILDNIVSFEENYERDRAIECAKIANIHQEIMDMPMNYETLLGELGNNLSGGQKQRLFIARALYKKPKILFMDEATSHLDEENEKAINQAISNLNITRVIIAHRKSTLESANRIIYL, from the coding sequence ATGGAACAGTTGAATTTTAATTTTTTCAGAAAAGTTCCTGTAACCTTACAGACGGAAACCGCTGAATGTGGGTTAGCGTGCTTATCTATGATTTTAGGTTATTATCATCATGGTAAGACTAATTTATTTAATTTACGTAGCCAGTATGGAGTATCTTCTAGAGGTGTAAATTTACAAAATCTTATTGATATTTCTCGTCACTTAGGTTTTATAACTCGTCCTTTATCACTTGAATTGGAAGAAGTTAATCAACTACGTTTACCTTGTATTTTACATTGGGATTTTAATCATTTTGTCGTATTAACTAAAGTGACTGATAAAAATTTTATTATTCATGATCCAGCTTTTGGTAGAAAAAAATTAAGTAAAGAGCAATTTTCTAATCATTTTACTGGTATTGCTTTGGAGATTTGGACAGAAGTTAAATTTGATAAGCAGAAAAATACTGATGAAATTAACTTTTGTGAAACATTAAAGCATATTTCAGGCATAAAGGGAGCATTGATTAAGATTTTTGCACTTTCGGCGTTGGTTGAGTTAATAGGCTTGCTTATACCAGTTGGTACGCAGTTAGTTATGGATCATGTTATTCAAGCAAAGGATCAATCCTTACTATTAGTAATTTGTGTCGGATTATGTTTATTTACATTTTTTCGCAGTGCTATCAGTATGTTTAGAGCTTGGATTTCATTGAAAATGAGTTATTTAATTAATTTTCAGTGGACATCAAGTTTCTTTTCTCATTTATTGAAATTACCTTTAGAGTTTTTTGAAAAAAGACAAGTAGGTGATATTCATTCGCGCTTTGATTCACTTTCTATAATTCATAAAACACTGACATCAAGTATTGTTGCAACTATTATTGATTCAGTAATGATAATTTGTTTAATTGTCATGATGATTTTGTATGGTGGTTGGTTATTTTTGATTGTACTAGGATTTTCAGTTGTATATTTAATATTAAGAATAGTTACTTATTGGACTTATCGTCAAATTTCAGAGGAAAAAATTATTAAAGCTGCAAGATCGCATTCACATTTTATGGAAACTTTATACGGTATTACTACGTTAAAGTCTCTTAATCTATTACAAAAGAGAGAGGAACAGTGGATGTCTTTAAATGCAGATTCATTTAATACAGGGATTAGAATTACAAAATTAGATATGTTATTTGGAGGTATTCATACTTTTATTTCAACTTTAGAACAGATATCTATTTTATGGATCGGTGCAAATTTAGTTATTGACAATATAATGACACTAGGTATGTTTATAGCATTTAATGCTTATAGAGGCTCATTTTCAGCCAGAATAGCAAACCTTATAAATGTTTTCTTTAACCTAAAAATTTTATCTTTACATCGTGAGCGAGTGGCCGATATTGCATTAAGTGATATTGAAGAAGAGAGTAAGCAATCTTTTTTTGAAATTACTAATAATAATGCTTCCCTATTGATCAAAGATCTTTGTTTTCAATATGATCAATTTACTCAACCTATATTAAAAGATATACAGCTTGATATTCAATCTGGGGAAAGTATTGCTATCAGCGCACCGTCAGGATTTGGAAAAACAACTTTATTAAAATTAATGGCCGGTTTATTAAAACCAAGTTCAGGAAAGATTTATTTTAATAATGTCGATATTCATCAACTTGGCTTAAGTAATTATCGAGGACAAATTGCTTGTGTTCTGCAAGATGATAAATTTTTTTCGGGTTCCATTTTAGATAATATAGTGAGTTTTGAAGAAAATTATGAACGAGATCGTGCTATAGAATGTGCAAAAATTGCGAATATTCATCAGGAAATTATGGATATGCCAATGAATTATGAAACACTATTAGGTGAACTCGGAAATAATTTATCAGGAGGACAAAAGCAGCGTTTATTTATTGCCAGAGCTTTATACAAAAAACCTAAAATTTTATTTATGGACGAAGCAACAAGTCATTTAGATGAGGAAAATGAGAAAGCGATTAATCAAGCTATTTCAAATCTTAATATTACTAGAGTAATTATTGCTCATAGAAAATCAACGCTTGAAAGTGCTAATAGAATAATTTATTTATAA